The Brasilonema sennae CENA114 genome includes a region encoding these proteins:
- a CDS encoding ABC transporter ATP-binding protein, protein MSTSKPRKKSDTGYRRRENDWRLFLRLLPYARRRGRLLALAMLLLVPIAVANAVQPLLIGQVISLIRQEPSTYEFLRNRPLSQGLNIIEVLLLITVSVRLIFTGFQGYLVQKLGQQITAEIRRDLFHHVTSLAVRFFDRTPVGKLITRLTSDVEVLGDVFSTGAIGIVSDLFSMLVILSFMFSMQWQLAFLLLMVLVPITGIIVYLQKQYRKANYKAREELSGLNSQLQENIIGINVVQLFRREKFNAGLFRFENERYINDVDQTIFYESAVSATLEWIALIGIAGVLWVGGYLLLQQSLTFGTLSAFILYAQRLFDPLQQFAEKFTVIQAGFTAIERVSEVLDEPIEIRDRANPRFSILDSRLGYINEITDNSEFPIENSQPELGEIRFEHVWFAYKDDDYIIKDLDFTIHPGEKVALVGPTGAGKSSIIRLLCRLYEPNQGRILVDGIDIREIPQAELRRYMAVILQEGFLFAGDVKSNITLGDSYSFEQIQQAAEKTNIAEFIEQLPQGYDTQLRERGTNLSSGQKQLLAFARASIRKPEILVLDEATASLDVGTEALIQEALDKLLVKRTAIIIAHRLSTIRDVDRIFVLKRGELIEQGSHEQLLEQGGMYATLHNLQMLGT, encoded by the coding sequence ATGAGCACCTCCAAACCTCGGAAAAAATCTGACACAGGTTACCGTCGGCGTGAAAATGACTGGCGGTTATTTTTGCGTCTACTACCTTATGCCCGCCGTCGTGGGCGATTGCTAGCGCTTGCTATGTTACTGTTGGTGCCAATAGCGGTTGCTAATGCTGTGCAACCACTGCTTATTGGACAAGTTATCTCCCTGATTCGCCAAGAACCAAGCACCTATGAGTTTCTCAGAAATCGTCCGTTGTCACAAGGGCTAAATATCATCGAAGTCTTGTTGCTGATAACGGTAAGTGTACGACTGATATTTACAGGTTTTCAGGGTTATTTGGTACAAAAGCTAGGTCAGCAAATCACTGCTGAAATTCGTCGAGACTTGTTTCATCATGTCACATCCTTGGCGGTGCGTTTTTTTGATAGAACACCCGTAGGAAAATTAATCACCAGGCTCACCAGTGATGTGGAAGTATTAGGAGATGTCTTTTCCACTGGAGCTATAGGGATTGTGTCAGATTTATTTTCTATGCTGGTGATTCTCAGCTTTATGTTTTCTATGCAGTGGCAACTTGCTTTTTTGCTATTGATGGTTCTCGTACCAATAACAGGTATTATAGTCTACTTACAAAAGCAGTACCGCAAAGCAAACTATAAGGCAAGAGAAGAACTTTCTGGACTGAATTCTCAGTTACAAGAAAATATTATTGGCATCAATGTCGTACAATTGTTTCGACGAGAAAAATTCAATGCAGGGTTGTTTCGTTTTGAAAATGAACGTTACATCAACGATGTAGATCAGACTATCTTTTATGAGTCAGCAGTTTCCGCAACCCTTGAATGGATTGCCCTGATAGGTATCGCAGGCGTTTTGTGGGTGGGCGGTTATTTACTACTGCAACAAAGCTTGACTTTTGGAACCTTATCTGCATTCATCTTATATGCCCAGCGCTTATTCGATCCATTACAACAGTTTGCGGAAAAATTCACTGTTATTCAAGCTGGTTTCACCGCGATAGAACGCGTGAGTGAAGTTTTGGATGAACCGATAGAAATACGGGATCGCGCTAATCCCAGATTCTCAATTTTGGATTCTCGCTTGGGTTACATAAACGAAATAACTGATAATTCGGAATTCCCAATCGAAAATTCCCAACCTGAATTGGGAGAAATCCGGTTTGAACACGTCTGGTTTGCGTACAAAGATGATGATTATATTATCAAAGATTTGGACTTTACCATTCATCCTGGTGAGAAAGTCGCGTTAGTAGGTCCCACAGGTGCGGGCAAAAGTTCTATTATCCGTCTTTTGTGTCGCCTTTACGAACCCAACCAAGGACGCATTTTGGTAGATGGTATAGATATCCGAGAAATCCCTCAAGCAGAACTGCGGCGTTACATGGCGGTGATTTTGCAAGAAGGCTTTTTGTTCGCAGGTGATGTCAAAAGCAACATTACCTTAGGAGATAGCTACAGTTTTGAGCAAATTCAACAAGCAGCAGAGAAAACTAACATTGCTGAGTTTATTGAACAACTGCCTCAAGGTTATGATACTCAACTTAGAGAACGAGGTACAAACCTTTCTAGCGGTCAAAAGCAACTCTTAGCATTTGCTCGTGCTAGTATTCGCAAACCAGAAATTTTGGTACTGGATGAAGCAACAGCTAGTCTGGATGTAGGAACGGAAGCTTTGATCCAAGAAGCTTTAGACAAACTGTTAGTAAAACGTACTGCGATCATTATTGCTCACCGCTTGTCCACCATTCGTGATGTGGATCGAATTTTCGTACTCAAGCGCGGAGAATTAATAGAACAGGGAAGTCATGAACAGTTGCTGGAACAAGGAGGAATGTACGCGACTTTGCACAATTTGCAGATGTTAGGAACTTGA
- the glyQ gene encoding glycine--tRNA ligase subunit alpha, with product MNFQSVIAILHKFWSDRGCLIAQPYDIEKGAGTKNPHTFLRALGPEPWAVAYVEPCRRPTDGRYGENPNRFQHYYQYQVLIKPSPNNIQEIYLDSLRALGIRPEDHDIRFVEDNWEDATVGAWGTGWEVWLDGMEITQFTYFQQCGGIDCRPVSIEMTYGLERLTMYLQGVEAITNIQWTDNITYGDVHLQGEIEQCVYNFEASNPEMLLTLFNLYEQEAQQLTERGLVLPTLDYVLKCSHTFNLLDARGVISVTERVRYIARIRVLARKVAQLYVEQREKLGFPLLNKSASIVHAH from the coding sequence GTGAATTTTCAGTCAGTTATAGCTATATTGCATAAGTTCTGGAGCGATCGCGGTTGCCTAATTGCCCAACCCTACGACATTGAAAAGGGAGCAGGCACTAAAAACCCTCACACTTTTTTAAGAGCTTTGGGACCAGAACCGTGGGCTGTCGCTTATGTTGAACCTTGTCGCCGTCCTACTGATGGACGTTACGGCGAAAACCCCAATCGCTTCCAACACTATTACCAGTACCAAGTTCTGATTAAGCCTTCGCCAAATAATATTCAAGAAATTTATCTTGATTCCTTAAGAGCTTTGGGAATTCGTCCTGAAGACCACGATATTCGGTTTGTAGAAGATAATTGGGAAGATGCAACGGTAGGAGCTTGGGGAACTGGCTGGGAAGTTTGGTTAGATGGAATGGAAATCACTCAATTTACATACTTCCAGCAATGCGGAGGCATTGATTGCCGTCCAGTGTCTATTGAAATGACTTATGGCTTGGAAAGATTGACGATGTATCTTCAAGGAGTAGAAGCAATCACCAATATTCAATGGACGGACAACATCACATATGGAGATGTTCACCTGCAAGGAGAAATTGAGCAGTGTGTTTACAACTTTGAAGCCTCAAATCCGGAAATGCTGCTTACATTATTTAATCTGTACGAGCAGGAAGCGCAGCAATTAACCGAACGTGGACTTGTCTTACCTACGTTGGATTATGTTTTGAAATGTTCACACACTTTCAATTTACTAGATGCCAGAGGAGTTATTTCTGTGACAGAGCGAGTTCGCTACATTGCAAGAATTCGAGTTTTAGCGCGGAAGGTCGCACAATTATATGTGGAACAGCGAGAAAAGCTGGGTTTTCCGCTTTTGAATAAGTCAGCAAGTATAGTGCATGCTCACTAA
- a CDS encoding ComEC/Rec2 family competence protein: MNQVSGVIICLGYILGLLFTAIPWGGFWVFALGIVGAIFFGRQRQNIRKHLPKKDNSQAKTKTAPQLSQTTPHPRVWLIAGVVGLFASFYFQSRVPIPEANDISKFLPLENANNQEQLFIVRGKVLTKPRMTRSQRGQLWLQATELNEVKNENGPAGTSKGVTGKLYVTMPLLQTTGLHPSQQIAVTGVLYKPKPPLNPGGFDFQKFLQQEGAFAGLSGRQVNILDEGKSWGWWKIRERIVRSQVRSLGVPEGPLVSAMVLGSKVVDLPYETQDRFVQVGLAHALAASGFQTSLILGVILGLTSKAKKGTQIILGSIALLLFLTLTGLQASVLRAVIMGFAALIGIGLRRTVKQLGSLLVAAVLLLLFNPLWIWDLGFQLSFLATLGLIVTGSPITKRFDWLPLMITSSIAVPLAAAIWTLPLLLYVFNVVAIYTLPANIISTPFISIISIGGMISALVSLISPELGSSLANLLYHPTHWLLNLVEFFGSLPGSTVAVGSISLGQMLAMYILIILAWVVRWWQQRWWFSAIIALGLVVVPVWHSANTLFRVTVLAAGEEPVLVIQDKGKVILINSGDEGTGRFTILPFLQQQAVNKVDWAIASDFQHNGNNAWLEVLQRLPIGTFYDYSPTSDNDTTNQVIKKEVQNSKGIYQPLSVGQTITTGSVVAQLTNNQLPILQLQIFGQNWLLVGQTKTTQVLELLNSGRVVRPQVLWCPGESLKELIPVLQPQVAIATTTNVDQKTLSELSKTQTKLFFTSKDGAIQWTPNGQFETFIPAGENKTSIL, encoded by the coding sequence ATGAATCAGGTAAGTGGTGTCATAATCTGTCTTGGCTACATTCTAGGATTACTGTTTACAGCAATTCCGTGGGGTGGCTTTTGGGTATTCGCTTTGGGCATAGTGGGAGCTATCTTTTTTGGAAGACAACGCCAAAACATACGGAAACATCTGCCAAAAAAGGATAATTCCCAAGCAAAGACTAAGACAGCGCCACAATTATCGCAAACCACTCCTCACCCTAGAGTGTGGCTTATTGCTGGCGTAGTAGGATTATTCGCTAGTTTCTATTTTCAATCGCGAGTTCCGATACCAGAAGCCAACGATATCAGTAAATTCCTCCCGTTAGAAAATGCCAATAATCAAGAACAACTTTTTATTGTTCGGGGTAAGGTGCTTACTAAACCCCGCATGACTCGGAGTCAGCGTGGACAGTTGTGGTTACAAGCAACTGAGCTTAATGAGGTTAAAAATGAGAATGGCCCAGCTGGTACAAGTAAAGGAGTGACAGGAAAGTTATATGTGACTATGCCTTTACTTCAAACGACTGGGTTGCATCCCAGTCAACAAATTGCTGTGACTGGGGTTTTGTACAAACCAAAACCACCATTAAATCCCGGTGGTTTTGATTTTCAAAAATTTCTCCAGCAAGAAGGTGCGTTTGCTGGTTTGAGTGGACGGCAAGTCAATATTCTGGATGAAGGAAAAAGTTGGGGATGGTGGAAAATTCGAGAACGAATTGTGCGATCGCAAGTTCGTTCGTTAGGTGTTCCAGAAGGTCCACTTGTAAGTGCAATGGTTTTGGGTAGCAAAGTCGTTGATTTACCTTACGAAACCCAAGACCGTTTTGTGCAGGTGGGACTTGCTCATGCTTTAGCCGCCTCAGGGTTTCAAACATCGTTAATTTTAGGTGTCATTCTAGGATTGACATCAAAAGCCAAAAAGGGAACCCAAATTATACTCGGGAGCATAGCTCTGCTTCTTTTCTTAACTTTAACAGGTTTACAAGCATCGGTACTTCGAGCCGTAATTATGGGCTTTGCCGCGCTTATTGGAATAGGATTAAGGCGCACAGTCAAACAATTAGGTTCATTATTGGTTGCAGCAGTTTTATTATTGCTCTTTAATCCTCTGTGGATTTGGGATTTGGGATTTCAACTCAGTTTTCTGGCAACACTGGGGTTAATTGTGACAGGATCCCCAATCACAAAACGTTTTGATTGGTTGCCACTTATGATCACATCTTCAATTGCAGTTCCACTAGCCGCTGCAATTTGGACATTACCTCTTTTATTGTACGTCTTTAATGTAGTAGCGATTTACACTCTACCAGCCAACATTATCTCCACACCATTTATTTCTATCATCAGTATCGGTGGAATGATAAGCGCTCTAGTCAGCTTAATTTCACCAGAGCTTGGAAGCAGCTTGGCTAATTTGTTATATCATCCAACCCACTGGTTGCTTAACTTGGTGGAGTTTTTTGGGAGCTTACCAGGAAGTACAGTTGCTGTAGGTAGCATATCCCTTGGTCAAATGCTAGCAATGTATATATTGATTATCCTGGCATGGGTGGTGCGTTGGTGGCAACAGCGGTGGTGGTTTTCTGCCATAATTGCATTGGGTTTGGTTGTTGTTCCTGTTTGGCATTCTGCAAACACCCTGTTTCGGGTAACAGTGTTAGCAGCAGGCGAGGAACCAGTTTTAGTGATTCAAGACAAAGGAAAGGTCATACTGATAAATAGTGGAGATGAAGGTACGGGACGCTTCACTATACTGCCGTTTTTACAACAGCAAGCTGTGAATAAAGTAGATTGGGCGATCGCTTCTGATTTTCAACACAATGGCAATAATGCTTGGTTGGAGGTATTGCAACGTTTGCCAATTGGAACTTTCTATGACTATTCTCCCACGTCTGACAATGACACAACCAATCAAGTCATTAAAAAGGAAGTGCAAAACAGTAAAGGAATTTACCAACCTTTGTCAGTTGGTCAAACTATCACTACTGGTTCGGTAGTCGCGCAATTAACCAACAACCAATTGCCCATCTTACAGTTGCAAATTTTCGGGCAAAATTGGCTGTTGGTCGGTCAGACCAAAACAACTCAAGTGCTTGAACTTCTGAATAGTGGACGTGTAGTGCGTCCGCAAGTCTTATGGTGTCCTGGTGAATCTTTAAAAGAATTAATTCCTGTCCTGCAACCGCAGGTGGCGATCGCAACCACCACCAATGTTGACCAAAAAACACTATCTGAATTGAGCAAAACTCAGACAAAATTATTCTTTACAAGTAAAGATGGCGCTATCCAGTGGACACCCAACGGACAGTTTGAGACTTTTATCCCAGCAGGTGAAAACAAAACATCTATTTTGTAA
- a CDS encoding Ycf51 family protein — MLTPAEFLKYTQWSGIATLVFAALAIASFVFKWGIRFRLVGSTGFMVVLTGGLFALSLAPLSRTVIPGAVRYNLVYDNGGAQTVIAIPKQITTTQLEATLRQAASDLYSYGRLGALTDNQLTIRARTIIHPEPEISVPLYLGKVKRSLASREDSQMTIEIYREKFAQLPQTTS; from the coding sequence ATGCTCACACCTGCTGAATTTCTCAAATACACCCAGTGGTCGGGTATTGCAACATTAGTATTTGCTGCCTTGGCGATTGCGAGTTTTGTTTTCAAATGGGGCATTCGCTTTCGGCTTGTTGGCTCAACTGGCTTTATGGTAGTACTGACAGGTGGTCTATTTGCTTTATCATTGGCTCCTTTGTCTCGCACTGTGATTCCAGGTGCTGTACGGTATAATCTGGTTTATGACAACGGAGGAGCTCAAACAGTTATAGCCATCCCAAAACAAATTACCACCACACAATTAGAAGCAACCTTGCGTCAAGCGGCTAGTGATTTGTATTCTTATGGTCGTTTGGGTGCACTAACAGACAATCAGTTGACAATTCGAGCACGCACCATTATCCACCCAGAACCAGAAATTTCTGTGCCACTTTACCTAGGTAAAGTGAAGCGATCGCTTGCTAGTCGTGAAGATTCTCAAATGACTATCGAGATTTACCGGGAGAAATTTGCTCAATTACCACAAACGACATCTTGA